A genomic stretch from Kineosporia corallincola includes:
- a CDS encoding ABC transporter substrate-binding protein: MLPRRNPPRRVITLLAVALLLAAGLSACAGDGRTTITFFQFKGEAQEYFRTLAARFEAQNPDVRVVVDNPADPETALRTRLVKNDVPDVMTLNGNGTFGEFASARIFRDLTGDPVLEGVNRSYLDVIATLGRGGPGEVNGVPFAANASGLLYNVDLFEEHGVAVPRTFSELIAAARTFRDAGVTPFYGMLADSWTAQSPLAPLSAQLQPDDFFEQRFRDGTTFARGWASTAAQLARLFEYTQPDPLSKGYEDGTAAFARGESAMLLLGSYAVPQIRFGKPDFTIGSMALPATEDPARTTLVSGVDVVLAASRQGDHPAEVDRFLRFLMRRPVMEEYCRAQVAVPTLEGLSNDDPALAGVSEYIESGRIVGFTDHQFIPAIPLGPLLQSFLISGDERAFLRDLDEDWDKVAARRTWGLGAVIA, from the coding sequence TTGCTACCACGACGGAACCCGCCACGGCGCGTCATCACCCTGCTGGCCGTGGCGCTGCTGCTGGCCGCGGGCCTGTCGGCCTGCGCCGGTGACGGGCGCACCACGATCACGTTCTTCCAGTTCAAGGGTGAGGCGCAGGAGTACTTCCGGACGCTGGCGGCGCGCTTCGAGGCGCAGAACCCGGACGTGCGGGTGGTGGTGGACAACCCGGCCGACCCGGAGACCGCGCTGCGCACGCGGCTGGTGAAGAACGACGTGCCGGACGTGATGACGCTCAACGGCAACGGCACGTTCGGGGAGTTCGCCAGCGCGCGGATCTTCCGGGACCTCACCGGTGACCCGGTGCTGGAGGGGGTCAACCGTTCCTATCTCGACGTGATCGCCACCCTCGGCCGGGGTGGGCCGGGTGAGGTCAACGGGGTGCCGTTCGCGGCGAACGCCAGCGGGCTGCTCTACAACGTGGACCTGTTCGAGGAGCACGGGGTGGCGGTGCCGCGCACGTTCAGCGAGCTGATCGCGGCGGCGAGAACGTTCCGGGACGCCGGGGTGACGCCGTTCTACGGGATGCTGGCGGACAGCTGGACGGCGCAGTCGCCGCTGGCGCCGCTGTCGGCGCAGTTGCAGCCGGATGACTTCTTCGAGCAGCGGTTTCGCGACGGCACGACGTTCGCGCGGGGGTGGGCGAGCACGGCGGCACAGCTGGCGCGGTTGTTCGAGTACACGCAGCCGGACCCGCTGTCGAAGGGGTACGAGGACGGCACGGCCGCGTTCGCCCGCGGTGAGTCGGCGATGCTGCTGCTGGGCAGCTATGCGGTGCCGCAGATCCGGTTCGGGAAGCCGGATTTCACGATCGGCAGCATGGCCCTGCCGGCCACCGAGGATCCGGCCCGCACCACGCTGGTGTCGGGGGTGGACGTGGTGCTGGCCGCCTCCCGCCAGGGTGATCACCCGGCGGAGGTGGACCGGTTCCTGCGTTTCCTGATGCGCAGGCCGGTGATGGAGGAGTACTGCCGGGCCCAGGTCGCGGTGCCGACGCTGGAAGGGCTGAGCAACGACGACCCGGCCCTGGCCGGGGTGAGTGAGTACATCGAGTCCGGGCGCATCGTCGGGTTCACCGATCACCAGTTCATCCCGGCGATCCCGCTGGGCCCGCTGTTGCAGAGCTTCCTGATCAGTGGGGACGAGCGGGCGTTCCTGCGTGACCTGGACGAGGACTGGGACAAGGTGGCGGCGCGGCGCACCTGGGGCCTGGGCGCGGTGATCGCGTGA
- a CDS encoding SigE family RNA polymerase sigma factor, translating into MRRPWQEPGLEKAPGFEAFVRERSPRLLSVARGLTKSSADAEDLVQDVLARVLLKWDTVSRADDINAYVNRMLVNGATSLWRRGFQRESPTDSTLLGEKPVDDESTALAERDVLLRALATLKPKHRAVLVLRYYEGLNDHEIAETLGMAHATVRSNAARGLAALRKAGLLDGTRV; encoded by the coding sequence GTGAGGCGCCCCTGGCAGGAACCCGGTCTCGAGAAGGCGCCCGGCTTCGAGGCTTTCGTGCGTGAGCGCTCGCCCCGGCTGCTGTCCGTCGCCCGCGGCCTGACGAAGTCCAGCGCGGACGCCGAGGACCTGGTGCAGGACGTGCTGGCCAGGGTATTGCTGAAGTGGGACACCGTCAGCCGCGCCGACGACATCAACGCCTACGTCAACCGGATGCTGGTGAACGGGGCGACCTCGTTATGGCGGCGCGGTTTCCAGCGCGAGTCGCCGACCGACAGCACGCTTCTGGGCGAGAAACCGGTGGACGACGAGAGCACCGCCCTGGCCGAGCGCGACGTGCTGCTGCGGGCCCTGGCCACGCTCAAGCCCAAACACCGGGCCGTGCTGGTGCTGCGTTACTACGAGGGCCTCAACGACCACGAGATCGCCGAGACCCTGGGCATGGCGCACGCCACCGTGCGTAGCAACGCCGCCCGCGGCCTGGCGGCACTGCGAAAGGCGGGGCTGCTGGACGGAACCCGTGTTTAG
- a CDS encoding DUF4262 domain-containing protein, with protein MGDKPNGSGPDPIQQKIHDGVAARGWSWIWVFDPAEERPAFAYSIGFGSNFDHPEVIVAGLPEETSQNVLSSVRDMLAEGITYGDGDVSGDILQGLDVQFRAIPQDLLSSVLAQASEFYGGRSFTALQLVWPDRDGNFPGEEHAPVWLGERQALSP; from the coding sequence GTGGGTGATAAGCCAAACGGGTCCGGGCCCGACCCGATTCAGCAAAAGATCCACGATGGCGTGGCAGCCCGAGGGTGGAGCTGGATCTGGGTCTTTGACCCCGCTGAGGAGCGACCTGCCTTTGCCTACAGTATCGGGTTCGGTTCCAACTTTGATCATCCCGAAGTGATCGTTGCCGGGCTTCCGGAGGAGACTTCGCAAAACGTTCTGAGCTCGGTCAGGGACATGCTCGCCGAAGGCATAACCTATGGAGACGGTGACGTCTCGGGCGATATCCTTCAAGGATTGGATGTGCAGTTCAGGGCAATTCCACAAGACCTTTTGAGCTCTGTCCTGGCGCAGGCCTCCGAATTCTACGGTGGCAGGTCGTTCACGGCGCTTCAGCTCGTGTGGCCCGACCGGGACGGAAATTTTCCGGGGGAAGAACATGCGCCGGTCTGGCTTGGTGAACGACAGGCTCTCTCGCCGTAG
- a CDS encoding GlxA family transcriptional regulator — protein MPGPHRVVVLALDGVYPFELGMPSRIFGATDGLYEVVTCTVDGRPVRSDADFRIAVDHGPEALEDAGTVVIAPFSPCPQMDGSPAEWMPPGLPAALARIRPGTRLVSVCTGAFVLASAGLLDGRRATTHWQAAERFRALYPQVDLNPDVLFVDDGDILTSAGAAAGVDLFLHLLRRDHGSAVANAAARRCVVPPWREGGQAQYIENPVPERPQDGTSATRQWMLAHLDEPLAVADLAQRARMSPRTFARRFSDEVGMSPGRWIIQQRLSRARHLLEASDLPVDEIAGQVGFATGTSLRQHLHAAIGVSPLAYRRTFRTRAS, from the coding sequence ATGCCCGGCCCGCACCGTGTCGTCGTCCTCGCACTGGATGGTGTGTACCCGTTCGAGCTGGGCATGCCGAGCCGGATCTTCGGCGCGACCGATGGTCTGTACGAGGTGGTCACGTGCACGGTCGACGGCCGGCCGGTGCGCTCGGACGCCGATTTCCGGATCGCGGTCGATCACGGCCCGGAGGCGCTGGAAGACGCCGGGACCGTGGTGATCGCGCCGTTCAGCCCTTGCCCGCAAATGGACGGGAGCCCGGCCGAGTGGATGCCGCCGGGGCTTCCGGCGGCGCTGGCGCGGATCCGGCCCGGCACCCGGCTGGTGTCGGTGTGCACCGGGGCCTTCGTGCTGGCTTCGGCAGGTCTGCTGGACGGGCGCCGGGCCACCACGCACTGGCAGGCGGCCGAGCGGTTCCGGGCGCTGTATCCCCAGGTCGACCTGAACCCCGACGTGCTGTTCGTCGACGACGGCGACATCCTCACCTCGGCCGGTGCCGCCGCCGGCGTCGACCTGTTCCTGCACCTGCTGCGCCGTGACCACGGCAGCGCCGTCGCCAACGCCGCGGCCCGGCGGTGCGTGGTGCCGCCGTGGCGTGAGGGCGGGCAGGCCCAGTACATCGAGAACCCGGTGCCCGAGCGGCCGCAGGACGGCACGTCGGCCACCCGGCAGTGGATGCTCGCCCACCTGGACGAGCCGCTGGCCGTGGCGGACCTGGCGCAGCGGGCCCGGATGAGCCCACGCACGTTCGCCCGCCGGTTCAGCGACGAGGTGGGCATGAGCCCCGGCCGCTGGATCATCCAGCAGCGCCTGTCCCGCGCCCGGCACCTGCTGGAGGCCAGCGACCTGCCCGTCGACGAGATCGCCGGGCAGGTCGGCTTCGCCACCGGCACGTCGTTGCGCCAGCACCTGCACGCGGCGATCGGGGTCTCGCCGCTGGCCTACCGCCGCACCTTCCGCACGCGCGCAAGCTGA
- a CDS encoding DUF885 domain-containing protein, with translation MTPAAQQLDALGERYFRTQHTLEPFNSTLLGLSEFDHLAGDPSIAAGDAAAATFAGILGELAVLDTAQLSDEQRVDHAVLTELVSGAHGDATHALWAASVSGGGYVSRQGLIFQAVPAMTITDDEGAERYLARLEGIPAVLRALAARGRDEAARGRPSTRAGLEQAIAQITASLSVDADVDALLDPTGSPAGARLQEQAADLLRERIRPALEELALTHRVLLAGARDDEHVGIKFVDDGEAGYADAVRRHTTTTRTAGELHQLGLELIDELRGRWAEIGGRALGLTELPAIAARLREDPALRYTSAQDMIDRCRTALTTAEAAAGRAFGHGPIPPCTIESISGADAEGAATAYYRPAALDGSRPGAFFLSTAGAAQTPRYDCEALTFHESVPGHHLQIAAMQQLEIPRWRRHIDTELGAFTEGWGLYAERLADDLGLYSDDLQLLGMLSLSALRAARLVVDTGMHAFGWSRSRAEAYMRENTTATESEIRQEIVRYIGWPGQALGYATGRQEILRLRESSGLDLTTFHGIVLGHGALPLTVLADLVRRGAAG, from the coding sequence GTGACTCCCGCGGCGCAGCAGCTGGACGCCCTCGGCGAGCGCTACTTCCGCACCCAGCACACCCTGGAGCCGTTCAACTCCACGCTGCTGGGGCTGTCGGAGTTCGACCACCTGGCCGGCGACCCGAGCATCGCGGCCGGTGACGCGGCGGCCGCCACCTTCGCCGGAATCCTCGGCGAGCTGGCGGTTCTCGACACGGCGCAGCTGAGCGACGAGCAGCGGGTCGACCACGCCGTGCTGACCGAGCTGGTCTCCGGCGCGCACGGCGACGCCACCCACGCGCTGTGGGCGGCCAGCGTCTCGGGCGGCGGCTACGTGTCCCGGCAGGGCCTGATCTTCCAGGCGGTCCCGGCGATGACGATCACGGACGACGAGGGCGCGGAACGCTACCTGGCCCGGCTGGAGGGCATTCCCGCGGTCCTGCGGGCGCTGGCCGCGCGGGGGCGGGATGAGGCGGCGCGCGGGCGGCCGTCCACGCGGGCCGGGCTGGAGCAGGCGATCGCGCAGATCACGGCGTCGCTGTCGGTGGACGCCGACGTGGACGCGCTGCTGGACCCGACCGGTTCGCCGGCCGGTGCCCGGTTGCAGGAACAGGCGGCCGACCTGCTGCGCGAGCGGATCCGCCCGGCGCTGGAGGAGCTGGCGCTGACGCACCGGGTGCTGCTGGCCGGCGCCCGTGACGACGAGCACGTGGGCATAAAATTTGTGGACGACGGTGAGGCCGGCTACGCCGACGCCGTGCGCCGGCACACCACCACCACGCGCACGGCCGGTGAACTGCACCAGCTGGGCCTGGAGCTGATCGACGAGCTGCGCGGGCGCTGGGCCGAGATCGGCGGACGGGCGCTCGGGCTCACCGAGCTGCCGGCCATCGCCGCGCGGCTGCGGGAGGACCCGGCGCTGCGCTACACCTCGGCGCAGGACATGATCGACCGCTGCCGCACCGCGCTGACCACTGCCGAGGCAGCCGCGGGCCGGGCGTTCGGGCACGGCCCGATCCCGCCGTGCACGATCGAGTCGATCAGCGGCGCCGACGCCGAGGGCGCGGCCACCGCCTACTACCGGCCCGCCGCGCTCGACGGTTCCCGGCCGGGTGCGTTCTTCCTGAGCACCGCCGGCGCCGCGCAGACCCCGCGCTACGACTGCGAGGCCCTGACCTTCCACGAGTCGGTGCCCGGCCACCACCTCCAGATCGCGGCCATGCAGCAGCTCGAGATCCCGCGCTGGCGGCGGCACATCGACACCGAGCTGGGCGCGTTCACCGAGGGCTGGGGCCTGTACGCGGAGCGGCTGGCCGACGACCTGGGCCTGTACTCCGACGACCTCCAGCTGCTGGGCATGCTGTCGCTGTCGGCGCTGCGCGCGGCCCGGCTGGTGGTCGACACCGGCATGCACGCCTTCGGCTGGTCCCGCTCGCGGGCCGAGGCGTACATGCGGGAGAACACCACGGCCACCGAGAGCGAGATCCGCCAGGAGATCGTGCGGTACATCGGCTGGCCGGGCCAGGCCCTCGGCTACGCCACCGGACGCCAGGAGATCCTGCGCCTGCGCGAGTCCTCGGGCCTGGACCTGACCACCTTCCACGGCATCGTGCTCGGGCACGGGGCACTGCCGCTGACGGTGCTGGCCGATCTGGTGCGGCGGGGCGCGGCGGGCTGA
- the pip gene encoding prolyl aminopeptidase, translating into MRELYPPIEPHASGMLEAGDGHSVYWEECGNPHGKPVVFLHGGPGGGASARHRRLFDPSRYRILLIDQRGCGRSLPHASDPAVDMSANTTWHLVADLELLRQERGIGTWQVFGGSWGSALALAYAQKHPDRVSELVLRGIFTLRRSELEWFYEGPAANIAPDSWAGFIGALPENDRVPGHLIDNYAKLLFDEDPAVHQRAAVAWATWEFSNLTVQPRPDLIEAAQEPLGATAFARIENHYFRHDGWFTPGQLIADAPRLAGIPTVIVQGRYDICTPATTAWDLHQALPHAEFVLLEDAGHAYDEPSILDALITATDTFAERS; encoded by the coding sequence GTGCGCGAGCTGTACCCCCCGATCGAACCCCACGCCAGCGGCATGCTGGAGGCCGGTGACGGGCACTCGGTCTACTGGGAGGAGTGCGGCAACCCGCACGGCAAGCCGGTGGTGTTCCTGCACGGCGGTCCGGGCGGCGGCGCCTCGGCCCGGCACCGGCGGCTGTTCGACCCGTCCCGCTACCGCATCCTGCTGATCGACCAGCGCGGCTGCGGGCGCAGCCTGCCGCACGCGAGCGACCCGGCCGTGGACATGTCCGCGAACACCACCTGGCACCTGGTCGCCGACCTGGAACTGCTGCGGCAGGAGCGGGGAATCGGCACCTGGCAGGTGTTCGGCGGGTCGTGGGGCTCGGCGCTGGCGCTGGCCTACGCGCAGAAGCATCCGGACCGGGTCAGCGAGCTGGTGCTGCGCGGCATCTTCACGCTGCGCCGCAGTGAGCTGGAGTGGTTCTACGAGGGCCCGGCCGCCAACATCGCGCCGGACTCGTGGGCCGGTTTCATCGGGGCGCTGCCCGAGAACGACCGTGTGCCGGGGCATCTGATCGACAACTACGCCAAGCTGCTGTTCGACGAGGACCCGGCCGTGCACCAGCGCGCCGCGGTGGCCTGGGCCACCTGGGAGTTCTCCAACCTCACCGTGCAGCCCCGCCCCGACCTCATCGAGGCGGCCCAGGAGCCGCTGGGGGCAACGGCTTTCGCCCGCATCGAGAACCACTACTTCCGGCACGACGGCTGGTTCACGCCCGGCCAGCTGATCGCCGACGCACCCCGCCTGGCCGGCATCCCGACGGTGATCGTGCAGGGCCGCTACGACATCTGCACCCCCGCCACCACCGCCTGGGACCTGCACCAGGCGCTGCCGCACGCCGAGTTCGTCCTGCTCGAAGACGCCGGGCACGCCTACGACGAGCCGAGCATCCTGGACGCGCTGATCACCGCCACCGACACCTTCGCGGAGCGCTCGTGA